A stretch of the Ensifer sp. PDNC004 genome encodes the following:
- the phoR gene encoding phosphate regulon sensor histidine kinase PhoR — protein MIHEDVEVDGSKAFWRNLVPRLKAERWLLGLTVLLAILATVAGIHFLIVLPFWIVLVAALLNRSAPASVILSPAKAVVAAGPASDPLVPALNALDMPVLVIAADETVVFQNIAAEKAFGTIPPNTYLAARVRSPGILDMVRETMATGKANQIEHNEQLPSDAVYVVRVAPAEIPGDGPVKRIFLLTYRDISQARRIDRMRSDFVANASHELRTPLASLRGFIETLQGPARNDLKAQEKFFGIMHEQATRMSRLVDDLLSLSRLELRSHIAPDDPVDLAPLLGHVRDSLLPLAKDLDVTVSLVVPDKPVVVRGERDELIEVFENLIENACKYGQEGKKVDVTLRGGEGGEAEVVVKDYGPGIPAEHVPRITERFYRVNVEASRSKKGTGLGLAIAKHILTRHRARLLIHSEVGKGTTFTVRF, from the coding sequence GTGATTCACGAGGATGTCGAGGTGGACGGTTCGAAAGCGTTCTGGCGGAACCTGGTTCCGCGACTGAAAGCAGAGCGCTGGCTGCTGGGACTGACCGTGCTGCTGGCGATCCTTGCGACCGTCGCGGGCATTCATTTCCTCATTGTCCTGCCCTTCTGGATCGTTCTCGTCGCCGCATTGCTCAACCGTAGCGCGCCGGCCTCGGTGATCCTGAGCCCGGCCAAGGCGGTGGTTGCTGCCGGCCCGGCGAGCGATCCGCTCGTGCCGGCATTGAACGCACTCGACATGCCGGTACTGGTGATTGCCGCCGACGAGACGGTGGTCTTCCAGAACATCGCCGCCGAGAAGGCCTTCGGGACCATCCCGCCAAACACCTATCTTGCCGCTCGGGTGCGCTCGCCCGGCATCCTCGACATGGTCCGCGAGACGATGGCGACCGGCAAGGCGAACCAGATCGAGCATAACGAGCAGTTGCCGTCCGACGCCGTCTATGTGGTGCGCGTCGCTCCGGCTGAGATTCCGGGCGACGGGCCGGTCAAGCGGATCTTCCTGCTGACCTATCGCGACATCTCCCAGGCGCGCCGCATCGACCGCATGCGCTCTGACTTCGTCGCCAATGCCAGCCACGAGCTGCGCACGCCGCTGGCATCCTTGCGCGGCTTCATCGAAACGCTCCAGGGCCCGGCGCGCAACGATCTGAAGGCGCAGGAAAAGTTCTTCGGCATCATGCACGAGCAGGCGACGCGCATGAGCCGGCTCGTCGACGATCTGCTGTCGCTGTCGCGGCTGGAGTTGCGCTCGCATATTGCGCCAGATGATCCGGTCGATCTGGCGCCGCTGCTCGGGCATGTCCGCGACAGCCTGCTGCCGCTGGCGAAGGATCTGGATGTCACTGTCTCGCTCGTCGTGCCGGACAAGCCCGTGGTCGTCCGCGGCGAACGGGACGAGCTCATCGAGGTCTTCGAGAACCTGATCGAGAATGCCTGCAAGTACGGCCAGGAAGGCAAGAAGGTGGATGTCACCTTGCGCGGCGGCGAGGGCGGCGAGGCTGAAGTCGTCGTCAAGGACTATGGCCCGGGCATTCCGGCCGAACATGTGCCGCGCATCACCGAGCGGTTTTACCGGGTCAATGTCGAAGCCAGCCGCTCGAAGAAGGGCACCG
- the ppk2 gene encoding polyphosphate kinase 2 → MALTETADKGENRAVELVIDGKSRVFDIDNPELPKWIDDASFSSDDYPYKKKLDEDEYTETLEALQVELVKVQLWQQKTGKRMMALFEGRDAAGKGGAIHATMDNLNPRWARVVALTKPTETEHGQWYFQRYVATMPTAGEFVLFDRSWYNRAGVEPVMGFCTPEEHKQFLKQVPRFEKMIVHEGIQFFKFWINIGREMQLKRFHDRRHDPLKIWKLSPMDIAALNKWDDYTAKRDEMLKATHTDHAPWTVVRGNDKRRARLNLIRHILHSLDYDGKDKGAIGEIDDKIVGSGHGFLK, encoded by the coding sequence ATGGCGTTGACGGAAACGGCGGACAAGGGTGAGAACCGCGCAGTGGAACTCGTGATCGACGGCAAGAGCCGCGTTTTCGACATCGACAATCCCGAGTTGCCGAAGTGGATCGACGACGCGTCCTTTTCCTCCGACGACTATCCCTACAAGAAGAAGCTCGACGAAGACGAGTACACCGAGACGCTGGAAGCGCTTCAGGTCGAGCTGGTCAAGGTCCAGCTCTGGCAGCAGAAGACCGGCAAGCGCATGATGGCGCTGTTCGAGGGCCGGGACGCTGCCGGCAAGGGCGGTGCGATCCATGCGACGATGGACAATCTCAACCCCCGCTGGGCGCGCGTCGTCGCGCTGACCAAGCCGACCGAAACCGAGCACGGCCAATGGTATTTCCAGCGTTATGTCGCGACCATGCCGACGGCTGGCGAATTCGTGCTGTTCGACCGCTCCTGGTACAACCGCGCCGGCGTCGAGCCGGTCATGGGCTTCTGCACGCCCGAAGAGCACAAACAGTTCCTGAAGCAGGTTCCCCGCTTCGAAAAGATGATCGTGCACGAGGGCATCCAGTTCTTTAAATTCTGGATCAATATCGGCCGCGAGATGCAGCTCAAGCGCTTCCACGATCGCCGCCACGACCCGTTGAAGATCTGGAAGCTGTCGCCGATGGATATCGCGGCGCTCAACAAATGGGACGATTACACCGCCAAGCGCGACGAGATGCTGAAGGCGACCCACACGGATCATGCGCCCTGGACAGTGGTGCGCGGCAACGACAAGCGGCGGGCCCGGCTCAACCTGATCCGCCACATCCTGCATTCCCTCGATTACGACGGCAAGGACAAGGGTGCGATCGGCGAGATCGACGACAAGATCGTCGGATCCGGCCACGGCTTCCTGAAATAG
- a CDS encoding biotin transporter BioY, with protein sequence MSGLETAIRNALERSDRTNAETRARIYQSARQALETGLQKQGIEDGNVIAQQRHRLEAVIHAIETEERAALRTRQPAPPVVSLDDAARARGAAQPRVEPQVRSQPQAQAQPQPQTQTPPQSQPHAPATGRREPGFAADAPRQAASDGGLGGLGGLRADRDGPVVSTRAAAESKADAGEATGLAPTVRGDTRKRRRKRSRFLSFTMVVLTLAAAVGAAVWWVQTNDLLKSAAERDTNVANPPASVASENFDGAAGLQTLGAQQGFTGDWVEVFKPTETGAIAPGAQAKVEPVDDEGGRRVLLTSQVADAAGDITIEIPAAVLAELSGKTSTLALTVQAEPGKTTEFAVECNFSSLGECGRYRFTVHDERIDMLFKVTFDRSLAPSSPGQIVINSDITGEGNSLNLYAIRVLPGQ encoded by the coding sequence GTGAGCGGACTTGAGACTGCAATCAGAAATGCCCTTGAGCGCTCCGATCGCACCAATGCGGAAACGCGGGCGCGCATCTATCAATCTGCCCGCCAGGCGCTGGAAACCGGACTGCAGAAGCAGGGTATCGAGGATGGCAACGTCATCGCCCAGCAGCGCCATCGGCTCGAAGCCGTCATCCATGCGATCGAAACGGAGGAAAGAGCGGCGCTGAGGACGCGACAGCCGGCACCGCCCGTGGTCAGCCTCGACGATGCTGCGCGGGCGCGCGGGGCCGCACAGCCGCGGGTCGAGCCGCAAGTCCGGTCACAGCCCCAGGCGCAGGCCCAACCTCAACCCCAGACCCAGACACCGCCGCAGAGCCAGCCACATGCCCCGGCAACGGGACGTCGGGAGCCCGGCTTTGCCGCTGACGCGCCGCGTCAGGCGGCGAGCGACGGCGGTCTCGGTGGTCTCGGCGGTCTGCGCGCCGATCGTGACGGTCCGGTGGTGTCGACGCGCGCAGCCGCCGAGAGCAAGGCGGATGCTGGTGAAGCGACGGGCCTTGCGCCGACGGTCCGCGGAGATACGCGCAAGCGCCGGCGCAAGCGCAGCCGCTTTTTGTCCTTCACCATGGTGGTTCTCACGCTTGCAGCCGCAGTCGGGGCCGCCGTCTGGTGGGTGCAGACCAACGATCTCCTGAAATCCGCCGCCGAGCGCGACACCAATGTCGCCAATCCTCCGGCATCGGTTGCCTCCGAAAACTTCGATGGCGCCGCCGGATTGCAGACGCTGGGTGCCCAGCAGGGATTCACCGGTGACTGGGTGGAGGTCTTCAAGCCGACGGAAACCGGTGCGATCGCGCCCGGGGCGCAGGCCAAGGTCGAGCCAGTAGACGACGAAGGCGGGCGGCGTGTCTTGTTGACCTCGCAAGTCGCCGACGCGGCTGGGGACATCACCATCGAGATCCCGGCCGCGGTTCTGGCCGAACTCTCCGGCAAGACGTCGACCCTGGCGCTGACCGTGCAGGCCGAGCCCGGCAAGACCACGGAGTTTGCCGTCGAGTGCAATTTCTCCTCGCTCGGCGAATGCGGCCGTTATCGCTTCACCGTACATGACGAGCGGATCGACATGTTGTTCAAGGTCACCTTCGACCGCAGTCTGGCGCCGAGTTCGCCCGGCCAGATCGTGATCAACAGCGATATTACCGGCGAGGGCAACAGCCTCAACCTCTACGCCATCCGCGTCCTGCCGGGGCAATAA
- a CDS encoding nitronate monooxygenase family protein, translating into MPLPPILSGTTRLPVVGAPLFIISNPQLTIAQCKAGVIGAFPALNARPQSQLDEWLAEITETLADHDAKNPGRRAAPFAVNQIVHKSNARLEQDLMLCVKYKVPVVISSLGAVPEVNAAIHSYGGIVLHDVINNRHANSAIRKGADGLIAVAAGAGGHAGTLSPFALVQEIRSWFDGPLLLSGAIATGSAILAAQAMGADMAYIGSPFIATEEARASDAYKQMIVDSNAADIVYSNYFTGIHGNYLKPSISAAGMDPENLPEADPSKMDFGAATDGAKAWKDIWGCGQGIGAVKEVTSVARMVDRLEREYDAARTRLGLHPTPAVTANKEFSSSRN; encoded by the coding sequence ATGCCGCTTCCGCCAATTCTTTCCGGAACGACGAGACTGCCGGTTGTCGGCGCCCCCCTGTTCATCATTTCCAACCCGCAGCTGACGATCGCGCAATGCAAGGCCGGCGTGATCGGCGCCTTCCCGGCGTTGAACGCCCGCCCGCAATCGCAACTCGACGAATGGCTGGCGGAGATCACCGAGACGCTCGCCGATCACGATGCCAAGAATCCGGGCCGGCGCGCCGCCCCCTTTGCAGTCAACCAGATCGTGCACAAGTCCAATGCGCGGCTCGAGCAGGACCTGATGCTCTGCGTCAAGTACAAGGTGCCGGTCGTCATTTCCTCGCTCGGCGCCGTGCCGGAGGTCAATGCCGCCATCCATTCCTATGGCGGCATCGTGCTTCATGACGTCATCAACAATCGCCATGCCAATTCGGCGATCCGCAAGGGCGCCGACGGCCTGATTGCAGTTGCTGCCGGCGCCGGCGGCCATGCGGGCACCCTGTCCCCCTTCGCTCTGGTCCAGGAAATCCGCTCCTGGTTCGACGGGCCGCTGCTTCTCTCCGGTGCGATCGCGACCGGCAGCGCCATTCTCGCGGCCCAGGCGATGGGCGCCGACATGGCCTATATCGGCTCGCCCTTCATCGCGACGGAGGAAGCACGCGCCAGCGACGCCTACAAGCAGATGATCGTCGACAGCAATGCGGCCGACATCGTCTACTCCAATTACTTCACCGGTATCCACGGCAACTACCTGAAGCCCTCGATCTCGGCCGCCGGCATGGATCCGGAAAACCTGCCCGAGGCCGACCCGTCGAAGATGGATTTCGGCGCAGCGACTGATGGCGCCAAGGCCTGGAAGGACATCTGGGGCTGCGGCCAGGGCATCGGCGCAGTCAAGGAAGTGACATCCGTCGCCCGCATGGTCGACCGGCTGGAGCGCGAATACGACGCGGCCCGCACCCGCCTCGGCCTGCATCCCACACCCGCAGTGACAGCCAACAAGGAATTTTCAAGTTCTCGCAACTGA
- a CDS encoding VOC family protein, with protein sequence MRIRKLTLPTSDVSKSVAFFRDLLELPATESSIRVGWSEIRLVPAIGEPPRGVHLAFNVGYERFDAAISWLKQRTPLQRVPESGECAVLEGDWQSKSVYFEGPDNAVLELIGRRRLAGASQTGPFGGSDLDCVSEVGVPADDVFGTAAEFARTFAVTTLGQASPSFAAIGDDEGLLIAVAPDRPWFPERRQLPSAKGLEILLEGVKAPGMLANSLGGWKVHAV encoded by the coding sequence ATGCGCATCCGTAAACTGACATTGCCAACGTCCGATGTTTCGAAAAGCGTTGCCTTCTTTCGAGACCTGCTTGAGTTGCCGGCGACCGAAAGTTCGATCCGCGTCGGATGGAGCGAGATTCGCCTGGTTCCTGCGATCGGCGAGCCGCCGCGCGGTGTCCATCTGGCGTTCAATGTGGGCTATGAGCGGTTTGATGCCGCAATATCATGGTTGAAGCAACGCACCCCGCTGCAACGCGTGCCGGAAAGCGGAGAATGCGCGGTGCTGGAGGGCGATTGGCAGTCGAAATCCGTCTATTTCGAAGGTCCCGACAATGCGGTTCTCGAACTGATCGGCCGCCGCAGGCTCGCTGGCGCTTCCCAAACAGGACCCTTTGGCGGCTCGGACCTGGACTGCGTCAGCGAGGTCGGTGTTCCAGCCGACGATGTTTTCGGCACCGCTGCCGAATTCGCCCGTACGTTCGCGGTGACCACTCTTGGGCAGGCCTCACCCAGCTTTGCCGCCATTGGTGACGACGAGGGACTTCTGATCGCCGTCGCCCCAGACCGGCCGTGGTTCCCGGAGCGGCGCCAGTTGCCGAGTGCGAAGGGCCTGGAAATCTTACTTGAAGGCGTGAAAGCGCCAGGAATGCTGGCGAACTCTCTCGGCGGCTGGAAGGTTCACGCGGTATAG
- a CDS encoding DUF2950 domain-containing protein, with protein sequence MTKRVHHLLLSSIAAAVLVSGSATFASAQDAAAHTPLSDYAAASDPPVFDTPEQAIDAFKSAVASGDFDKLANLVGLDAAKAKTSDGVMDAYADIQAGVKKKVAVQDVENRKVLEIGEVLWPFPFPIAKGKDGKWAFDTYVGLEEIANRLVGRNELDTIATVRAYVEAQEEYALEDHDGDGVLEYAQKLISSEGKTDGLYWPAGEGEPQSPAGEALADGAVLAKAQAGKGYFGYRYRVLTSQGDNIAGGKFDYIINGNMIAGFALVAWPVRYGATGVHTFVVNRNGTVYQADLGDKTESVANGIRQFNPNDNWQVVED encoded by the coding sequence ATGACCAAGCGCGTACATCATCTGCTCCTGTCCTCCATAGCTGCCGCCGTGCTCGTCAGCGGTTCCGCGACGTTCGCGTCGGCGCAGGATGCCGCGGCGCACACGCCGCTCTCCGACTACGCGGCAGCAAGCGATCCGCCGGTGTTCGACACGCCGGAACAGGCGATCGACGCCTTCAAGTCGGCCGTCGCTTCCGGCGATTTCGACAAGCTCGCAAACCTCGTCGGCCTTGATGCCGCCAAGGCCAAGACGAGCGACGGCGTCATGGATGCCTATGCCGATATCCAGGCAGGGGTGAAGAAGAAGGTGGCGGTGCAGGATGTCGAGAACCGCAAGGTTCTGGAGATCGGTGAGGTGCTCTGGCCCTTTCCGTTCCCGATCGCCAAGGGCAAGGACGGCAAGTGGGCCTTCGACACCTATGTCGGGCTCGAGGAGATCGCCAATCGCCTCGTCGGCCGCAACGAACTCGACACGATCGCGACGGTCCGCGCCTATGTCGAGGCGCAGGAGGAATATGCGCTCGAGGATCATGACGGCGACGGCGTTCTCGAATACGCGCAGAAGCTGATCAGCAGCGAGGGCAAGACCGATGGGCTCTACTGGCCCGCCGGCGAAGGCGAACCGCAAAGCCCGGCCGGCGAAGCGCTCGCCGATGGCGCGGTGCTTGCCAAGGCGCAAGCCGGCAAGGGCTACTTCGGCTATCGCTACCGGGTGCTGACGAGCCAGGGCGATAACATCGCGGGCGGCAAGTTTGACTACATCATCAACGGCAACATGATCGCCGGCTTCGCGCTCGTCGCCTGGCCGGTGCGATACGGCGCGACGGGCGTTCACACCTTCGTCGTCAACCGCAACGGAACCGTCTACCAGGCCGATCTCGGCGACAAGACCGAGAGCGTTGCCAACGGAATCCGGCAGTTCAATCCGAACGACAACTGGCAGGTCGTGGAGGATTGA
- a CDS encoding DUF3300 domain-containing protein, which produces MFDRPRSLRAPTVALLAMLTGSFAVSTALAQEQAATQAASEEAPQPLSEDELEVLVARIALYPDELVALVTSASLYPLQIVEAERFLEVSKTKKDMKPKDSWDGSIVSLLNYPQIVKMMSDDLDWTQSLSDALAYQQQDVLVAIQQLRDKAVADGVIKSDDKVVVKQENNNVVIQAADPEKIYVPQYEPQMLYDPGYQPAPIAYYPEPYPNYYYPTATFFAGVVTGAAFAAVVDWDDWGVWGGRWNGGDVDIDCNNCFNNVNGKVKFNDVDWKNVDRSKISFDKNQFAKIDRTSMERDFKSAKGNNIANRAKVARSDQVGAAANRAGSRVSVDDVRKSKVEARQRENVGRANAAPGDRKPGNQVKARPDGAGKVGNAKPAARADRQVAKPKPGGKVDRGGGGKPSALGQVQSGRVTKVQSDRGRQALGGGQRGGGQPHREIKRGGGGGGGRHR; this is translated from the coding sequence ATGTTCGACCGACCTCGTTCTTTGCGTGCGCCGACGGTGGCATTGCTTGCCATGCTGACGGGTTCGTTTGCAGTGAGCACTGCGTTGGCGCAGGAGCAGGCCGCCACCCAGGCGGCGAGCGAAGAGGCGCCGCAGCCACTCAGCGAAGACGAACTCGAGGTCCTCGTCGCGCGCATTGCGCTCTATCCCGACGAACTCGTCGCGCTCGTGACCTCCGCCTCGCTCTATCCGCTGCAGATCGTCGAGGCGGAGCGCTTCCTGGAGGTTTCCAAGACCAAGAAGGATATGAAGCCCAAGGACAGCTGGGACGGCAGCATCGTTTCGCTGCTGAACTACCCCCAGATCGTCAAGATGATGAGCGACGACCTCGACTGGACCCAGTCGCTCAGCGACGCGCTCGCCTACCAGCAGCAGGATGTGCTCGTCGCCATCCAGCAATTGCGCGACAAGGCGGTCGCCGACGGCGTCATCAAGTCGGACGACAAGGTGGTGGTGAAGCAGGAAAACAACAACGTCGTGATCCAGGCCGCCGATCCGGAAAAAATCTACGTCCCGCAATACGAGCCGCAGATGCTCTATGATCCGGGCTATCAGCCGGCCCCGATCGCCTATTATCCCGAGCCCTACCCGAACTACTACTATCCGACGGCAACCTTCTTTGCCGGCGTGGTCACGGGCGCTGCCTTTGCCGCGGTCGTCGACTGGGACGACTGGGGCGTCTGGGGCGGACGCTGGAACGGCGGCGATGTCGATATCGACTGCAACAACTGCTTCAACAACGTCAACGGCAAGGTGAAGTTCAACGACGTCGACTGGAAGAATGTCGATCGCAGCAAGATCAGCTTCGACAAGAACCAGTTCGCCAAGATCGATCGCACCTCGATGGAGCGGGACTTCAAGTCGGCGAAAGGCAACAACATCGCCAACCGGGCGAAGGTGGCCCGCTCCGACCAGGTCGGCGCGGCGGCAAACAGGGCCGGTAGCCGGGTCTCGGTCGACGATGTCCGCAAGAGCAAGGTCGAGGCGCGCCAGCGCGAAAATGTCGGGCGAGCCAACGCAGCTCCTGGCGACCGCAAACCGGGCAACCAGGTCAAGGCAAGGCCCGACGGCGCCGGCAAGGTCGGCAATGCCAAGCCCGCGGCCCGGGCCGACCGGCAGGTCGCCAAACCGAAACCGGGTGGCAAGGTCGATCGTGGCGGCGGTGGCAAGCCATCGGCGCTCGGCCAGGTCCAGAGTGGAAGGGTCACCAAGGTCCAGTCGGACCGCGGCCGGCAGGCGCTCGGCGGCGGCCAACGCGGTGGTGGCCAGCCGCATCGCGAAATCAAGCGCGGTGGCGGTGGCGGCGGCGGACGGCACCGGTAA
- a CDS encoding EF-hand domain-containing protein: MKKIVLMSVLALGQITPAIAQQQAATMNQGQMSALDSNKDGAIERSEYEAFMSNAFVNLDKNKDGNLTSDETKQALNAQQFAATDTNGDGKISRNEFLDRVMADFKTADRSGDGALK; the protein is encoded by the coding sequence ATGAAGAAAATCGTTCTTATGAGCGTGCTTGCGCTCGGCCAGATCACACCGGCGATCGCGCAGCAGCAGGCTGCGACGATGAATCAGGGACAGATGAGCGCGCTCGACAGCAACAAGGACGGCGCGATCGAGCGGTCCGAGTATGAGGCCTTCATGTCGAACGCCTTCGTCAATCTCGACAAGAACAAGGACGGAAACCTGACCTCCGACGAGACGAAGCAGGCGCTGAACGCTCAGCAGTTTGCCGCCACCGATACCAACGGTGACGGCAAGATCAGCCGGAACGAGTTCCTGGATCGGGTCATGGCGGACTTCAAGACCGCCGACCGAAGTGGTGACGGTGCCCTGAAATGA
- a CDS encoding glycine zipper 2TM domain-containing protein, with product MSKQTITLILAGALALSGCQSAYVSKSGPTGNEFGCIAGTVGGAIVGGLIGSTIGSGTGQLWAVGGGATLGAAAGNALACRYY from the coding sequence ATGAGCAAGCAGACCATAACTCTCATTCTTGCCGGCGCCCTAGCCTTATCGGGGTGCCAATCAGCCTATGTGTCCAAGAGCGGTCCGACCGGCAACGAATTCGGCTGCATTGCCGGAACCGTTGGCGGGGCCATCGTCGGCGGCCTGATCGGCTCGACGATCGGTTCAGGTACCGGTCAGCTTTGGGCGGTTGGTGGCGGAGCGACGCTTGGCGCTGCTGCCGGCAATGCGCTGGCATGCCGCTATTATTGA
- the ampC gene encoding class C beta-lactamase translates to MDRLATIRLGLATATLAALASNALAEGGDRAQIAAVVDKAIRPVMHEHKVPGIAVAVTVDGQRYFMNYGVASKETKAPVTEDTLFELGSISKTFASTLASYAQVTGKLSFADHPGKFMPALAGTAIDKATLLHLATYTAGGLPLQFPDAVKSDADMVDYFSTWKPEAKPGKKRRYSNPSIGLFGHTAALAMGGDFSAVLESEIFPKLGLKHSYVRVPDSQMGSYAWGYGKADKPIRVTAGTFDAEAYGVKSSAADMIRFVEANIRPEQLDGPIRKAIEATHVGYFDSGKMVQGLGWEQYPYPVSVERLLDGNSRDMALKSNPVKALSPPRQPDGSTLYNKTGSTNGFGGYVAFVPEKKIGILLLANRNIPIPERIKAAHAILTALEARAK, encoded by the coding sequence ATGGACAGATTGGCGACAATTAGATTAGGCCTTGCTACTGCAACCCTTGCAGCCCTGGCGTCGAACGCGCTCGCCGAAGGCGGCGATCGGGCCCAGATTGCCGCCGTCGTGGACAAGGCAATCCGCCCTGTCATGCACGAACACAAGGTGCCGGGCATCGCCGTCGCGGTGACCGTTGACGGCCAGCGCTACTTCATGAATTACGGCGTCGCTTCCAAGGAAACGAAGGCTCCAGTCACCGAAGATACGCTGTTCGAACTCGGCTCGATCAGCAAGACTTTCGCCTCGACACTGGCGTCCTATGCGCAGGTAACCGGCAAGCTCTCGTTCGCCGACCATCCCGGCAAATTCATGCCGGCCCTTGCGGGCACGGCGATCGACAAGGCGACCCTCCTCCATCTCGCCACCTATACCGCCGGCGGGCTGCCGCTGCAGTTCCCCGACGCGGTCAAGAGCGACGCCGACATGGTCGACTATTTCAGCACGTGGAAGCCGGAAGCCAAGCCCGGCAAGAAGCGTCGCTATTCCAACCCGAGCATCGGCCTCTTCGGCCACACCGCGGCATTGGCGATGGGCGGCGACTTCAGCGCGGTCCTCGAAAGCGAGATCTTTCCCAAGCTCGGGCTGAAGCACAGCTATGTCCGCGTTCCAGACAGCCAGATGGGCAGCTACGCCTGGGGCTACGGCAAGGCTGACAAGCCCATCCGCGTCACTGCCGGAACGTTCGACGCGGAGGCCTATGGGGTGAAGTCGTCGGCGGCAGACATGATCCGCTTCGTCGAGGCCAACATCCGGCCTGAACAGTTGGACGGGCCTATCCGCAAGGCGATCGAAGCCACTCACGTGGGGTATTTCGACAGCGGCAAGATGGTGCAGGGGCTCGGCTGGGAGCAGTACCCCTACCCGGTTTCGGTGGAGCGGCTGCTCGACGGCAACTCGCGCGACATGGCCCTGAAGAGCAACCCGGTCAAGGCATTGAGCCCGCCGAGGCAACCCGACGGTTCGACGCTCTACAACAAGACCGGCTCCACCAACGGCTTCGGTGGATATGTCGCCTTCGTGCCGGAAAAGAAGATCGGCATCCTGCTGCTTGCCAACCGCAACATTCCGATCCCCGAGAGGATCAAGGCGGCCCACGCGATCCTGACGGCGCTCGAAGCGAGAGCGAAGTAA
- a CDS encoding alpha/beta hydrolase encodes MAPVALTAPVPGASTVDMLVATTREPSGDPATLFSGERDANTFLTDVAVSIPPETARKSGTVQWPRKLPPDPAKEFAVTRVNELRSLDEAKSWFLQHDIGGNAFVFVHGFNNRYEDSVYRLAQIVHDSDVKATPVLFTWPSRANVFDYNYDKESTNYSRTALEDILKKLSDAPKVKSITILAHSMGTWLTMESLRQMGIRDGNVPSKIENVILASPDIDLDVFAKQFVEMGHKRPKFTIFVSQDDRALALSSFISGDVSRLGAIDPSAEPYRTQLERAGITAIDLTKVKSEDGLHHGKFAESPEIVQLIGTRLATGQTLTDSDISVGTGIAAVVAGTARNVGNVAAVTVSAPVSILENPQPAKKKKVVVGDTLATDMPTPVKIK; translated from the coding sequence ATGGCGCCTGTCGCGCTGACCGCTCCGGTTCCAGGCGCCTCCACCGTCGACATGCTTGTGGCGACCACGCGCGAACCCTCGGGCGATCCGGCGACACTCTTTTCCGGCGAGCGCGACGCCAACACCTTCCTAACCGACGTCGCGGTTTCGATCCCGCCGGAAACAGCACGCAAGTCGGGCACGGTACAATGGCCGCGCAAGCTGCCGCCGGATCCGGCCAAGGAATTCGCCGTCACGCGGGTGAATGAACTCAGGTCGCTCGACGAGGCCAAGTCCTGGTTCCTGCAGCACGATATCGGCGGCAACGCCTTCGTCTTCGTGCACGGCTTCAACAACCGCTACGAGGATTCGGTCTACCGGCTGGCGCAGATCGTCCACGATTCGGACGTCAAAGCGACACCGGTTCTCTTCACCTGGCCTTCGCGCGCCAACGTGTTCGACTACAATTACGACAAGGAAAGCACGAACTATTCGCGCACGGCCCTTGAAGACATTCTGAAGAAGCTTTCCGACGCACCGAAGGTCAAGAGCATCACCATCCTCGCCCACTCCATGGGCACCTGGCTGACGATGGAATCGCTGCGCCAGATGGGTATCCGCGACGGCAACGTGCCGTCGAAGATCGAGAACGTCATTCTTGCTTCGCCGGATATCGATCTCGACGTCTTTGCCAAGCAGTTTGTCGAGATGGGCCACAAGCGGCCGAAATTCACGATCTTCGTTTCGCAGGACGACCGGGCGCTGGCGCTTTCGAGCTTCATCTCCGGCGACGTCTCTCGCCTCGGCGCAATCGACCCGTCGGCAGAGCCCTACCGGACCCAGCTGGAACGCGCCGGCATCACCGCCATCGACCTGACGAAGGTTAAGTCTGAGGACGGCCTGCACCACGGAAAGTTCGCTGAAAGTCCTGAAATCGTTCAGTTGATCGGCACGCGGCTCGCCACGGGACAGACGCTGACCGACTCTGACATCTCGGTCGGAACCGGCATCGCGGCAGTCGTCGCCGGCACGGCCAGAAACGTCGGCAACGTCGCGGCCGTAACGGTCTCGGCGCCTGTGTCGATCCTCGAAAACCCGCAACCGGCAAAGAAGAAGAAGGTGGTCGTCGGAGACACGCTCGCGACCGACATGCCGACGCCGGTGAAGATCAAGTAA